One Fusobacterium ulcerans DNA segment encodes these proteins:
- the tsaB gene encoding tRNA (adenosine(37)-N6)-threonylcarbamoyltransferase complex dimerization subunit type 1 TsaB yields the protein MLILAIDTATKIGSVALYEDKTGIIGEINLYVKVNHSNVIMKAVDSLFDLSGYTIKDVDKIAVTTGPGSFTGIRIGVAIAKGLAYSLEKPIIGINELDVLAETGEEREGLIVPLIDARKERVYYSQYKYENRKLVRKEEYKDGELRDILEKLKGEKVVFIGDGAIVNQELIKEIMEEDNIVFSKANSIPRAAMAAQIALHHEDDNIYTLEPFYLNKSQAEREKEEREKKNN from the coding sequence ATGTTGATTTTAGCAATTGATACTGCTACAAAAATAGGAAGTGTAGCTTTGTATGAGGATAAAACTGGAATAATAGGAGAAATAAACTTATATGTAAAAGTGAACCATTCAAATGTCATAATGAAGGCTGTAGATTCCCTATTTGATTTATCTGGATATACTATAAAAGATGTTGATAAAATAGCTGTAACAACAGGGCCTGGATCTTTTACAGGAATAAGAATAGGAGTGGCAATAGCTAAAGGACTTGCATATTCTTTGGAAAAACCAATCATTGGAATAAATGAATTAGATGTTTTAGCTGAGACAGGGGAAGAAAGAGAAGGGTTAATTGTTCCTCTTATTGATGCAAGAAAAGAGAGAGTATACTATTCTCAATATAAATATGAAAATAGAAAATTAGTTAGAAAAGAAGAATATAAAGATGGAGAATTAAGAGATATACTTGAAAAATTAAAAGGAGAAAAGGTTGTATTTATAGGAGATGGAGCTATAGTGAACCAAGAACTTATAAAAGAGATTATGGAAGAAGACAATATTGTATTCTCTAAAGCAAACTCTATACCAAGAGCAGCTATGGCGGCTCAAATAGCTTTGCATCATGAAGATGACAACATATATACACTGGAACCTTTCTATTTAAATAAATCACAGGCAGAGAGAGAAAAGGAAGAAAGA
- the tsaE gene encoding tRNA (adenosine(37)-N6)-threonylcarbamoyltransferase complex ATPase subunit type 1 TsaE, which produces MKKIMSFKELDTLAEKLSDYAEENTTIALIGDLGTGKTTFTKTFAKKLGVEESLKSPTFNYVLEYFSGRLPLYHFDVYRLSEAEEIYEVGYEDYLNSGGIVLIEWADIIKSELPKEYIEIKLFYHGDETREIELSYVGNPAKEKEMLKYVDFSN; this is translated from the coding sequence ATGAAAAAAATAATGAGCTTTAAGGAGCTTGACACTTTAGCAGAAAAACTTTCTGATTATGCTGAAGAAAATACTACTATAGCTCTCATAGGAGATCTTGGTACAGGAAAAACTACATTTACTAAAACTTTTGCTAAAAAATTAGGTGTAGAAGAAAGCCTGAAAAGTCCTACTTTTAACTATGTACTTGAATATTTCAGTGGAAGACTTCCCCTATATCATTTTGATGTGTACCGTTTATCTGAAGCAGAAGAAATATATGAGGTAGGGTATGAGGATTATCTTAACAGTGGAGGAATAGTCCTGATAGAATGGGCAGACATAATAAAAAGCGAGCTTCCAAAAGAATATATTGAAATAAAATTATTCTATCATGGAGATGAAACTCGTGAAATAGAATTGAGTTATGTGGGAAATCCTGCAAAAGAGAAGGAGATGTTGAAGTATGTTGATTTTAGCAATTGA
- the rfaE2 gene encoding D-glycero-beta-D-manno-heptose 1-phosphate adenylyltransferase, which yields MILSKETAAKLIEELKLQGKKVVFTNGCFDILHVGHLRYLNEAKRQGDILIVGVNSDASVKQLKGPTRPINNEIDRAEMLSGLKAVDFTVIFDELTPIETLDKLKPSIHVKGGDYDKNTLPETSTVEKNGGEVRILSFIEGKSTTNIVNKIQFKDGGENEKNNEL from the coding sequence ATGATTTTAAGCAAGGAAACCGCAGCAAAACTTATAGAGGAGTTAAAATTACAAGGCAAAAAAGTAGTATTTACAAATGGATGTTTTGATATCCTTCATGTAGGACATTTGAGATACTTGAATGAGGCAAAGAGACAGGGAGATATATTGATAGTAGGAGTTAATTCAGATGCTTCTGTAAAGCAGCTGAAAGGACCTACAAGACCTATAAATAATGAAATAGACAGAGCTGAAATGCTTTCAGGATTAAAAGCTGTAGATTTTACAGTTATATTTGATGAGCTGACGCCAATAGAGACATTAGATAAATTAAAACCATCTATCCATGTAAAAGGGGGAGACTATGATAAAAATACTCTTCCTGAGACTTCAACAGTAGAAAAAAATGGTGGAGAAGTTAGAATTCTTTCTTTTATAGAAGGAAAATCAACTACAAATATTGTAAATAAGATACAGTTTAAAGATGGAGGAGAAAATGAAAAAAATAATGAGCTTTAA
- a CDS encoding NUDIX hydrolase: MREKIVELLKNTNERIIGQDRYVNSAVLIAIAELDKKEYIVLEKRAIEIRQGGEISLPGGKCDKKDKNSEETAIRETIEELGIPREKIEISGKLGILVNPSGMILEVYVGFVRLENREDIKYNKDEVERVIFAPIEFFLKNEPRIEKIGIENVPQFSSEELGLPTRYHGPWQGNPREVYFYNFHGDIVWGMTAEIILDFIKMLRKDMEVVK; this comes from the coding sequence ATGAGAGAAAAAATCGTAGAGTTATTAAAAAATACTAACGAAAGAATAATTGGACAAGATAGATATGTAAACTCGGCAGTCCTTATTGCCATAGCTGAACTTGATAAAAAAGAATATATAGTTCTGGAGAAAAGGGCAATTGAAATAAGGCAGGGAGGAGAGATTTCTCTTCCAGGTGGAAAATGTGATAAAAAAGACAAAAATTCTGAAGAAACAGCAATAAGAGAAACGATAGAGGAATTAGGAATACCTAGAGAAAAAATTGAAATATCTGGAAAATTAGGAATACTTGTAAATCCTTCAGGAATGATATTGGAAGTATATGTAGGATTTGTCAGACTGGAAAATAGAGAAGATATCAAGTATAATAAAGATGAAGTGGAAAGAGTAATCTTTGCACCAATTGAATTTTTTTTGAAAAATGAGCCTAGAATAGAAAAAATTGGAATAGAAAATGTTCCTCAATTTTCATCTGAGGAGCTTGGACTGCCAACGAGATATCATGGACCTTGGCAGGGAAATCCAAGAGAAGTATATTTTTATAATTTTCATGGAGACATAGTCTGGGGAATGACAGCAGAAATCATATTGGATTTTATAAAAATGTTGAGAAAAGATATGGAGGTAGTTAAATGA
- the upp gene encoding uracil phosphoribosyltransferase yields the protein MAVIEINHPLIQHKLTILRNIGTDTKDFRENLNEIAKLMTYEATKNLKLEETEVTTPLMSTIGHTLQDRLAIVPILRAGLGMVDGIQDLIPTAKVGHIGVYRNEETLEPVYYYCKLPVDITSRKVIVVDPMLATGGSAVYAIDYLKSEGVKDIIFMCLVAAPEGIAKLLNKHPDVSIYTAKIDQGLTKEGYIYPGLGDCGDRIFGTK from the coding sequence ATGGCAGTAATAGAAATTAATCATCCCTTAATTCAACACAAACTGACAATACTTAGAAATATAGGAACAGATACAAAAGATTTTAGAGAGAATCTAAATGAAATAGCAAAACTTATGACATATGAAGCAACAAAAAATCTTAAGCTAGAAGAAACAGAGGTAACAACTCCTTTAATGTCTACTATAGGACATACACTTCAAGACAGACTTGCTATTGTACCTATTTTAAGAGCTGGATTGGGAATGGTAGACGGGATACAAGATCTTATCCCAACTGCAAAAGTAGGACATATTGGAGTATACAGAAATGAGGAGACATTAGAACCTGTTTACTACTATTGCAAACTTCCTGTAGATATAACATCTAGAAAAGTTATTGTTGTAGATCCAATGTTGGCAACTGGAGGATCAGCAGTTTATGCAATAGACTATTTAAAATCTGAAGGAGTTAAAGATATTATCTTTATGTGTCTGGTAGCTGCTCCAGAAGGAATAGCAAAACTTCTTAACAAACATCCAGATGTATCTATCTACACAGCTAAAATCGACCAAGGATTAACAAAAGAGGGATATATTTATCCTGGACTTGGAGATTGTGGAGACAGAATATTCGGAACTAAATAA
- the rpmE gene encoding 50S ribosomal protein L31: MKKNIHPQYNIITVECTCGEKFETRSTYAKGSELKIAVCSKCHPFYTGKAKFIDAAGRVDKFNKRYNINK, translated from the coding sequence ATGAAAAAAAATATTCATCCACAATACAACATTATAACTGTTGAATGTACATGTGGAGAAAAATTTGAAACAAGATCAACTTATGCTAAAGGGAGCGAACTTAAAATAGCTGTTTGCTCAAAATGCCACCCATTCTATACAGGGAAAGCTAAATTTATTGATGCTGCTGGTAGAGTTGACAAATTCAACAAAAGATACAATATTAATAAATAG
- a CDS encoding ribonuclease H family protein, with the protein MGKKFYAYFLEDENIKGMVDNWDKCKSLVHGKKARYKSFPTEKEGKQWLEAGAHYEKKTGDQAPKVKKEKLKESLVDGIYFDSGTGRGIGVEVRVTDLKGTSLLEKNSFGLSVNSYGNIHLGTDKTNNYGELLGLYLAMDIASQTGEKKIFGDSNLVIFFWSKGLFRKDSLNEDTISLILKVTEKRKNFEKTGGKIEYVSGDINPADLGFHK; encoded by the coding sequence GTGGGTAAAAAATTTTATGCTTACTTCTTAGAAGATGAAAATATCAAGGGGATGGTTGATAACTGGGATAAATGCAAAAGCCTTGTTCATGGCAAAAAAGCCAGATATAAATCTTTTCCAACAGAAAAAGAAGGAAAGCAGTGGCTTGAAGCAGGAGCTCATTATGAAAAGAAAACAGGTGATCAGGCTCCTAAAGTAAAAAAAGAAAAATTAAAAGAATCACTTGTTGATGGAATATATTTTGACTCTGGTACAGGGCGTGGAATTGGTGTAGAAGTAAGAGTTACTGATCTGAAAGGAACCTCTCTCCTAGAGAAAAATTCTTTTGGACTTTCTGTTAATTCCTATGGAAATATCCATCTTGGTACTGATAAAACAAACAACTATGGAGAACTTCTCGGATTATATCTGGCTATGGATATAGCTTCACAGACTGGAGAAAAAAAAATATTTGGTGACAGCAATCTGGTTATTTTCTTTTGGTCTAAAGGATTATTTCGAAAAGACTCATTAAACGAGGATACAATATCTTTAATCCTCAAAGTTACAGAAAAAAGAAAAAATTTTGAAAAAACAGGTGGGAAAATTGAATATGTCTCTGGGGATATAAACCCTGCTGACTTAGGATTCCACAAATAG
- a CDS encoding TIGR02206 family membrane protein, with the protein MDTFTLFSTEHFWFIGGGFLAVFAFIIIAAFLPRYRFAQVSALIILIIKVSELSYRHFYFGEPIKGLLPLHLCNLTLIFALLMMFTKSPSLFQVTYYWSLGAIFAILTPDVKYSFPHPLTLSFYITHFYLIFAAIYGVIFFEFKPTFRGWVDSFVFLNVLAVIIFFINSNLGTNYLYVNRIPDFTSPLDHFGKWPYYIAVVEGIYLILTYAIYFPFRRKTFRYSTKYF; encoded by the coding sequence ATGGATACTTTTACACTTTTTAGTACTGAACATTTTTGGTTTATAGGTGGAGGATTTTTAGCAGTATTCGCTTTTATCATTATTGCAGCATTTCTTCCTAGATATAGATTTGCTCAGGTTTCTGCTTTAATAATCCTGATCATAAAAGTCAGTGAGTTAAGTTACAGACATTTTTATTTTGGGGAACCTATCAAAGGTCTTCTTCCTCTTCATTTGTGTAACCTTACATTGATTTTTGCCCTGCTTATGATGTTTACTAAATCACCATCATTATTTCAGGTAACTTATTATTGGAGTTTAGGTGCTATTTTTGCAATCCTTACCCCTGATGTAAAATACTCTTTTCCTCATCCATTGACATTGAGTTTTTACATCACACATTTTTATCTAATATTTGCAGCTATTTACGGAGTAATTTTCTTTGAGTTTAAACCTACCTTCAGAGGCTGGGTAGATTCATTTGTATTCTTAAATGTCCTTGCAGTAATTATATTTTTTATAAATTCAAATCTTGGAACAAATTATCTTTATGTCAATAGAATTCCAGATTTTACTTCTCCACTGGATCATTTTGGAAAGTGGCCATACTACATTGCAGTTGTAGAAGGTATATATTTGATATTGACATATGCAATTTATTTTCCATTTAGAAGAAAGACTTTTAGATACAGCACAAAATATTTTTAG
- the tnpA gene encoding IS200/IS605 family transposase has product MYDNNSLSHTTWNCKYHIIFAPKYRRQVIYGKIKGDIGQILRKLCEFKGVEIIEANACKDHIHMLVSIPPKISISSFMGYLKGKSSLMIFDKHANLKYKYGNRHFWCRGYYVDTVGRNKERIAKYIREQLQEDIANDQLTLKEYIDPFGEKTN; this is encoded by the coding sequence ATGTATGACAATAATAGTCTATCACATACAACATGGAATTGTAAATATCATATCATATTCGCACCAAAATATAGAAGGCAGGTAATATATGGAAAAATCAAAGGAGATATAGGGCAGATATTAAGAAAACTCTGCGAATTTAAAGGAGTAGAAATAATAGAGGCTAATGCCTGTAAAGACCATATACATATGTTGGTAAGTATACCTCCGAAAATAAGCATATCAAGTTTTATGGGATATTTGAAAGGGAAAAGTTCATTGATGATATTTGATAAACATGCAAATTTAAAATATAAATATGGGAATAGACATTTTTGGTGTAGAGGATATTATGTTGATACAGTAGGAAGAAATAAAGAAAGGATCGCAAAATATATAAGAGAACAGTTGCAAGAAGATATAGCGAATGATCAATTGACATTGAAAGAGTATATAGATCCTTTCGGAGAAAAAACAAACTAA
- a CDS encoding IMPACT family protein, whose translation MKSVERECSIEFEERKSKFIGYVKPIGSKQEAEDFIAEIREKHRDATHNCTAYKVVDNGQEYFKTDDDGEPSGTAGKPMGDIITYMDVTNLVVIATRYFGGIKLGAGGLVRNYAKTAKLAIQEAGIAEYIEKKTYMIDFPYEKISDVETIIDSLNGGYLDKGFNERVTYKIRTNIETFEALKEVKGLLIIEL comes from the coding sequence ATGAAAAGTGTAGAAAGAGAATGTTCAATAGAATTTGAAGAGAGAAAATCAAAATTTATTGGGTATGTAAAACCTATAGGAAGCAAGCAGGAAGCTGAAGACTTTATAGCTGAAATAAGAGAAAAGCATAGAGATGCAACTCATAACTGCACTGCATACAAAGTTGTTGATAATGGGCAGGAATATTTTAAAACTGATGATGATGGGGAGCCTAGTGGAACAGCAGGAAAGCCAATGGGGGATATAATAACATATATGGATGTTACCAATCTGGTAGTGATTGCTACAAGATATTTTGGCGGAATAAAACTGGGAGCTGGAGGACTTGTAAGAAATTATGCCAAGACGGCAAAATTAGCTATACAGGAAGCTGGAATAGCAGAATATATAGAGAAAAAAACATATATGATAGATTTTCCTTATGAGAAAATAAGTGATGTAGAAACTATAATAGACAGTCTGAATGGTGGATATTTAGATAAGGGATTCAATGAGAGAGTAACATATAAAATAAGAACAAATATTGAAACTTTTGAAGCTCTGAAAGAAGTAAAAGGACTGCTTATAATTGAATTGTAA
- a CDS encoding site-2 protease family protein, translating into MKRFLEELKYLNSGMSNVTKIILAVIVLYFIFGTGGNILTNPMIFLNIAILLLSLLIHEVAHGVMAYICGDPTAKNYGRLSLNPLKHLDPLGTLFPILLILSGSSFIFGWAKPVPINYWRLKYGRLGEFLVAIAGVASNFILAAIGLFLFKYAAPHLGNRYVYAAVIYMIRLNILLGVFNLIPIPPLDGSRVLASLGNDDLRNTIFYMDRYGIIIILLLNMTGVLWRIIAPAYSGILYILEKLI; encoded by the coding sequence ATGAAGAGATTTCTGGAAGAACTAAAATATTTAAATAGCGGAATGTCTAATGTGACAAAAATTATTTTAGCAGTTATTGTTTTATATTTTATTTTTGGAACTGGAGGGAATATCCTTACAAATCCAATGATATTTTTAAATATAGCTATACTTCTTTTGTCTCTTTTGATACATGAAGTGGCTCATGGAGTAATGGCATACATATGTGGAGACCCTACAGCAAAAAATTATGGGAGATTGAGTTTGAATCCCCTGAAACATTTAGATCCATTAGGGACATTGTTTCCTATCTTATTGATACTTTCTGGTTCATCTTTTATATTTGGATGGGCAAAACCAGTTCCAATCAATTACTGGAGATTAAAATATGGAAGATTGGGAGAATTTTTAGTGGCAATAGCAGGAGTAGCTTCAAACTTTATTCTAGCTGCCATAGGACTATTTCTTTTTAAATATGCAGCACCTCATTTAGGAAACAGATATGTTTATGCAGCTGTGATTTATATGATAAGATTGAATATACTTCTTGGAGTATTTAACCTTATACCTATTCCTCCATTAGATGGATCGAGGGTTTTAGCTTCTTTAGGAAATGATGATTTAAGAAATACAATTTTTTATATGGATAGATATGGAATAATAATCATACTTCTTCTAAATATGACAGGGGTGTTATGGAGAATAATTGCTCCAGCATATTCGGGAATACTTTATATTCTGGAAAAATTGATATAG
- a CDS encoding ComEC/Rec2 family competence protein, translating into MELIYILALEVFIIMTIFNIFSLWISIFLTVMVISGIWLFFKKKDKFIYIIPILLVIRILFCVHFNDCERLDIVKMKVEVNNGMGKIIKIDNRYPKIKSYTFIPEIPDGKYMVLAEIAKIEDRDDMQYFYINKITDEKIEKSWLKNYFENNVKKFIANGSPEFKRVYRAVILGEGKQLSRSMRKEFNYVGISHLMALSGLHIGIILAICGFISKKLPISRKNRYIFMLGALTIYYLGVKHSPSLTRAYIMAGIFIAGKIFYEDIDASKSLAAAFIGGIFISPISMNEVSFILSYLAVFAIICIYPLIRKVIYKGKSKFVEKLILLTTIQFFLTPILIKEFGTIQFLSFFSNLIILPVGTLYILLAFVGLFLENLGLGFIVFPITNIVFEIFMKLVEIFSKIPGLTLRYNGSKDNALFLIFYVIIFGIVFYNKFKTEGKKDEEISGRTKIFK; encoded by the coding sequence TTGGAACTAATCTATATTCTAGCTTTAGAAGTTTTTATAATTATGACTATTTTTAATATCTTCTCCTTGTGGATTTCTATATTTTTAACTGTAATGGTAATAAGTGGAATATGGTTGTTTTTTAAGAAAAAAGATAAATTTATTTATATAATTCCAATTCTACTGGTAATAAGAATACTTTTCTGTGTGCATTTCAATGATTGTGAAAGACTGGATATAGTAAAAATGAAAGTAGAAGTAAATAATGGAATGGGAAAAATAATAAAAATAGATAACAGGTATCCTAAAATAAAAAGTTATACATTTATTCCAGAGATACCAGATGGAAAATATATGGTTTTAGCAGAGATAGCTAAGATTGAAGATAGAGATGATATGCAGTATTTTTATATTAATAAAATAACAGATGAAAAAATAGAAAAGAGTTGGCTTAAAAACTATTTTGAAAATAATGTGAAAAAATTTATTGCCAATGGAAGCCCTGAATTTAAAAGAGTTTACAGAGCGGTAATACTTGGTGAAGGAAAGCAGTTAAGCAGAAGTATGAGAAAAGAATTCAACTATGTGGGAATATCTCATCTTATGGCACTTTCAGGACTGCATATAGGAATAATTTTGGCAATATGCGGTTTTATTTCTAAAAAACTTCCTATTTCTAGAAAGAATAGATATATTTTTATGCTGGGAGCATTGACTATTTATTATTTAGGAGTAAAACATTCACCATCACTAACCAGAGCTTATATAATGGCAGGGATATTTATTGCTGGAAAAATATTTTATGAGGATATAGATGCGTCAAAATCTTTGGCGGCAGCATTTATAGGGGGAATATTTATAAGCCCCATATCCATGAATGAAGTATCGTTTATATTATCATATTTAGCTGTATTTGCTATAATATGTATATATCCATTAATAAGAAAAGTTATATATAAAGGAAAATCTAAATTTGTGGAGAAGCTGATACTTCTTACAACTATCCAGTTTTTCCTTACCCCCATATTGATAAAAGAATTTGGAACTATTCAGTTTCTCTCATTCTTTAGTAATTTAATTATTCTGCCAGTTGGGACTTTATATATACTGCTGGCATTTGTTGGGCTTTTTCTTGAAAATTTGGGACTTGGCTTTATTGTTTTTCCAATAACCAATATAGTTTTTGAAATATTTATGAAATTAGTGGAGATTTTTTCTAAAATTCCAGGGTTGACTTTGAGATATAATGGGAGCAAGGATAATGCCCTATTTTTAATTTTTTATGTTATAATATTTGGGATAGTATTTTATAATAAATTTAAAACGGAAGGTAAAAAAGATGAAGAGATTTCTGGAAGAACTAAAATATTTAAATAG